ctgtctactggctctcagctgttcctgtgagtgtgtgtcctgagtccaccaggcaggtcacttgaagcagaaaagttggtcttacctctggtctggtgcctgaagtcgctccttggtctcggtttcagctctccttgagggcagcaaccagaagggcctgctccACCTTTCCCGGGTCTCTGTGGACAGGGTGCTCAAATgacgctaggtgttttcctcttgagtcagaaatgtgggcagagagtagcctcctctggtttcccagttgtgtctgcccctctgaaggtctagctctcccttctacgggatttgggtgcaaggtgttgtttgaccaggtcccttcagatccaggcacagtctggactgccaagctcctgcagcttgagtgctcttatcttcttgttcccagaggccctatacagttgcctcttgggatGTGGACAAAGGTGGGCGGTACTGGCAGTATCTCAGGCCCttcagtctcaggattgcccacacgtctGAGCGGCAGCtgtctctcccatggggttttgGATCAGGGAGCTCTAGGCTGTGATCAGGGAGGATCCGGTGCTAGCTAAAAattggaagtgtcctgtcccagagtaattttgcctttgtgtgtcctgagtccaccaagcagGTCAATTGGAgtaaaaaagttggtcttacctctggtcttgggtcTGAAGTCATTCCtcggggctgggtttcagctcttctTGAGGTCAGCAACCTGAAGGCCTGCCCTACCTTCTCCTCTGTCCCTGTGCATaggaggcccagatggtgctaggtgttttcctctagagtcagaaatgtgggcagagagtagtctcttctgttttTCGAGGTGTATatgcccctctgaagttctagctcttcttcctatgggatttgggtacagggagttgtttgactgggtcccttcagatcccggCACAggttggactgcagggctcctgcaacttgagtgcccctgtcttcctgttcccagaggccctatacagtttcctcttgggtctgacatgcaggcaaaggtgggcagtctctcctgccctgcagtctcagaatgCCCATATGTCTGGGCAATCAATTCTCTTTCCGTTCTTCCGTTTTTTAAACGGAAGTGTCATACTTAAAATCTTTTGACCAGAAAATTATATACCCATTTGAGGGATCAAAAATCTCCCACATTGCCAGTGTGGGAGTCTTTCTTTACATGACCAATTTAGGATGAAGAGGAAAAATGATATTTCTACCATTGCCAGAGCAGTAGCTTCATCATTGCTGTGATTGTGAGGaagttttataaatttttcttGAAAGTGCATTCTTTTTTGACTCCTTCCCCAGGAGCTTTCTGACTGGAGACCTTAGAAGATGAGTGGGCATACCCCACCCACACTCCAGAAGCTGGCAAGGCAGACTCTGCTAAGAAATGAGGCCATGGCCATAGCCTGTCTTGGGGAGCTGCCTACTATGCTCTTCCCAGCACTGTTCAAGGAGGCATTCGAGGGCAGACACATCAACCTCGTGAAGGAAATGGTAGCAGCTTGgccttttccctgtctccctgtgggggCATTGATGAAGACACCTAATGGGGAAACCATGAAGGCTCTGCTAGATGGAGTAGACATGCGACTGACAAGAAAGTTTCACCCAAGGTAAGGAATAACTATGTACTGTATAAGAGAGCACACGAACTGCACAGTAGAGATTGTCAAGGTGATTGGCTTGGTTATACTTGGATCAGGAATTTTTGATCTCATCATCATGCAGGGATACATGGTTCTTGAAAGCAATTTACTTAAACTAAGGATAGTTGAATATGGATTATAGTTGAATATGTACTAGAGTAAATATAGCCTCACAGTAGAATGAGCCTATACCTAGCATTCCCACAACCACTAATAATGTGACTAATTAAAAGTAAGGTTTACATTAGTGAAATAAAAGTAATCAAGTGCACATAAGTCTGGGAAAGGATCTGGAGCATGCCTGAATCCAGTTTGGATATCAGGTGCTTAAACAACATACCTCTCAATAGGGGAGAGTTGAGTTTAGATATATGTATTAAAAGCTGATTCAGAGTCTCATGAGGTTCATATGTTTCACCAACAGGAGGACAAAACTACAGGTCCTCGATCTGAGAAATGTGCACCATAACTTCTGGAATATATGGACTGGagcagaggacagcagccattCAGCAGAGAACTTGGAGGAAAAGCAAGAAGCAAAGTTCTTTCCCAGATATGCACTGAGGAGGCAACGTGTGAAGGTCATAGTTGAACTGTCCATCTTTTCTTGCCTTGAGGAAGAACGAGCATGCTTCTTAAAGTGGGCCCAGGAGAGAAAGGGCTCCCTATATTTCTGCTGTACAAAGATGACGATCTGGGATCTGCCGGTCCATGTTATCAGAGAGATCTTGAATGTTTTTGATCCACAGCATATCACAGAATTTGAACTGCATACTGAGTGGACACTGTTAGAGCTGGCACATTTTGCTCCCTACTTTGGACAGATGAGAAATCTCCGCAAAGTCTTCCTGGAACCCCTGAAAGGGATGATCTCCTCTAATCACAATGaaacaggagacagagaagccaagtGTATCAAGAAGTTTATTTCTCAGTTCTCCAAATTCAATTGTCTCCAGCATCTCAGTATGTTTTGCCCCCATTTTCTTAGAGATCACATGAGTCAAGTCCTAGGGTAAGTAAGAATGAAGAGCTAGTTCAGCTCCCAAAGCAAATCTGTCTCTCTTACCTTAAGGATTAGTGGTGTATGCTGTCAGCAGTCACTAGGAACAAACATTCAGAGACACATAAGACTCAGGATTTGTGTCCTATTTTCATGTATACTGAGTGACACCCGGTTAATTTTACAGGTGAAATAAGTGTTTCAAATGAGCACTCATTAATTAGAGAATTGACCTGGAGTTAAGATAGATAATAAGAGTGGGTTGGAATTCTACCAGGATTCATACCCAGGAGTTGGGGGACTCAGTAGCATAGGGTGAAACTGAGCTATAGAACAACCTTCTATCTTCCCTCAATTCCCTTGGATAAAACATTGAGAGCCCAAGTAGCACTGAGTGCATGGGACAGAGGGCCTGTAAATGAGAACATGGGTAATTTCAGAAGGACGAATAGAATCCAGATTCAGTGAGCTCACAGCAAATGTCGAGATGCTGTCAGGACTTTACTGGGATGGAAGTTCTTGTGTGTGCTTTCTGGACTCACGGGCTGAACCGCTTTTCAGTTTGAGAGTGAAGTCAGTCCATGAACTGTGGGGTGGGCATGACTGAGCAGTTTTCAACAGGAAGCATCATAAATGATGTCCTTGATCATTTAGTCAAACTCACCATGGGGCACTTGGTTCCCTCGACCACTCTGTACATTCCAGCCAAATATCTACAACACTATCAGCCAGAACTGATCCCCTGTTCTATCCCTAGGTGCCTGATGACGCCTTTGGAGACCTTCTCAGTTACTTGCTACATAATTTCACAGAATGAGTTGAATTCCTTCTCCTGCTGTAAGAGCCTCTTTCAGTTAAAACATCTGGAATTGAGAGGAGTGATCTTACATGATGTGGATATTATGTCTCTGAGAGGTTTCCTAGAGAAAGTGGCAGACACTCTTGAGACTCTGGATTTGCAGTGTTGTAGGATGAAGGACTCTCAGCTTTATGCCCTCCTACCTGCCCTCAGAAATTTCTCTCAGCTCACCACGGTCAAGTTCTACAGCAACAAATTCTCCATGCCCATTCTGAAGGACCTGTTGCAGCACACAGCCAACTGGAGCACGGTGAACGTGGAACAATACCCTGCCCCTCTGGAGTGCTATGATGACTCAGCTCAAGTTTCTGTGGAAAGATTTGCCCAACTTTGTCGTGAGCTCATGGATACCCTCAGGGCAATACGGCAGCCCAAGAATATCTCCTTTGCTACAGAAATCTGTTATACATGTGGTGAGCGCTGTGTCTATCATAATGGGCCCAGGCTTTGTTGTTGCTGGCAGTAAATTGGGAAATAGAACTTCTGTATTTCAATAAGAACCAGGCTTGGGTTGAATGGGATCACAATGGAAAGACACTTTTATTGCACAAGTGCAGAAAAATTCAGTGTGAAATTGAcatgtatataaaaaaaaaaggtttcttgGCACTTCTTTCCCTTGTCTTTTCCTCAGCTACATTTACAACCCTCTGGTGTCGCTGAGCAGTTAAGTGCACTAAACCTTTAAGTTAAAGTAAGCAACATAGACACAACTCCAGTGAAGTAGTATTAAATGGACCACAGAAGATGAAAATACAGCACATTCACACCACAAGGCCCCTTGCACCCCTCAGAGATGCCTAAATGGAAGAAGACAATCCAGGGCAAAGTAAACAGGCTTTCCAGTCTGGCTGTCTACTCTTGATCTTTATGTCATGAGTCCATGAGATTACTAGCAGGATCCTCTATGCCCTTTATACTACAGCCACATGTCTGTAGAGCATTATTCCTACAGACTCCCAAACTCTATGTAGTACACTAAGTGTATGTAAAGGTGTCCAATAATATGCAGGTCCCTCTACTATATAAAGCATTTGCTTTACAAAAGAATTTTATTCTAAACAATTTCTTTGCAAAACTAAGAAAAATTCACCCTCAGACTAGTCATTGTAATTCCTTACTGTTTAGTGAACtatcaataaaattattataCACTGTGTTTATTAAACACATAAGTCATAAGTTCTCTGTTTACATATCATTGTTATTGTCTACATTGAATAATGGATCTAAATTTAAGGACTCAACAAATGCCCTCTGGAgagaagccaaaataaacacaTTGATGCCAGGAATATCACATTTCATACTCTTTCGAGGATTAATAAAGTTATCAGCTAAATTGGAACCCATGTGGACATTTATTTGTACACAAgaagacaaaagaacaaaaaagaacaagaaacctctctcaggctccttctttctcccttcacctacaacctgtctttctctctgtatgtcCAGATCCCTGGACTTattccttgggaccagtgaactcaCCTAAGATTTGCCCTCAGTAAACATGCTTTACTATTCCTAAAACAAATCACTTATAGTTTGAGAGAGATTGCTCACAGGCTAAGAGCACATGTTACTGTTGCAGAGGACCACAGTTTGATATGTGAGCTTATAATCAGGTGGGTCTCAACTGGAACTCAGGCTTCAGGCGATAAAACCCTCTTTTCTGGCCATTGTGGATACCAACTATCACATAAACAAACCTACATAATACACAGGCAAATATACACCTAGCTGAAGAATTCTTGATATTTAAACAAAATCCCTCAAtttcacaaagaaattaaaaatggccCAATTAATTAAAATGGGGGTGTTGATCAGTTGCAGTTGTGTGGCTCTGTGCTGAGAGCATGTGGAGTTTCAGGTGTGTCAACTGAGCTCAACTGGTGAGCAGTGTCCTCATTTGCTGTGGTATCCAGTGTTTGAGCTCCTGTACCAAGGATGAGTGAAAGGAAATGAGGACTTTGTCAACATACAACATTTATTTCTATATGCATTTTATGTATATTCATGTGCTATTTAGCTGTACATTTTCATGACTGGAGAAGGCATCAGAGTgctaagatggttgtgagctggcaGATGGTTGtctaggattgaactcaggttgtctgaAAGGAGAGCCTGTTGTCTTAGTTCCTGAGCCATCATTCCTCCATGCTCATATTTGACAATGGAAAAAGCACTTGTGGATACATAATCACAAGAAATCAGCTGTCTGTTTTGCATAAAAACTTACCAGTTTTGCATTATCTTTAATTTGTTGCATTTCAGATGTTTTGTGCACACGTGTATATTGATGGCTtgcatgtttgtttattttttagataATCACTAAACATATCTTCCAAAAGAGTACCAATGTCCTGAGTCATTTCAAGAAATGTCTAAATATGCTTCACTTAATAGAGTGTGTGCCTATCCATTCACTGGATCTGTGAACACCATTAACTAGGGTGTAACAATACATAACAGTTATCTCAGCTTGAGACTTCAGAGCAGAAATTCAATATCATTCTATCTACTTATCTCAATGCCTATTATAACATTCAAGGAACTTCCTCTTGACAGGCACCTAGGGTACCTCAGCACTTTCCTTCTGCTATCTCTTGACTCCATCATATCCCTGCTCTGGAATAGAGCAAAAGATGTGCaacttaagtaaataaaaatcaaaataataaaaaacttgAAGGATTTTTATAGTATAAACTTTTAAGCATATATtgataagaaaggagaaagaaaaatctacAGAGGGAAGGaattaagaaagtaaaataaatataacctTACCCATTTATGTCTATAGGGAAATGGATTACTGAAACaaaattctttgtataatttacACTTGCTAATTATCTGTTCTAAGTACATAGTAACTGTAGCTACCAAACTTAACAACAATTCTTACAACTTTTCTTAGAGCCAAACAATGTATTGTTCATGATTTTTTACTGTAATTATAAGTGGTCCCTGAAAAAATATGTCACTAACTTATTACAGGGAGACCTTGTTTCTACTCAGATTGTAGTGGGAAAGATTAAATGTTAAACATACCTAGCTtactatttatcattttatttggttttcattaattcatttatccACTTTACCACCTGATcacatctttcctttcctttcctccctctgacATTTTGCCCTCATTTCCTGCTCCCATGATTCCCAGAGAAGGAGAGGTACCCAGTCTCCACCCCAACTAGGTATCCCACTTCCTGGCCACACCAAGTTGCTTGAGGACTaaatgcatcttctcccactgaggccaaacaaggcaggcCAGCTAGGGggaaatggtccaaagaaaggCAACAAAGTTCAATAAGAGACCATCCTTGTTGGTGCTTGGAAGAATTGGGGATGGGGGTATGAAGAGGGGCTCCTCAGCCTAAGCCTTGTTGAAAACACACAAtgcaagcaccatttttactgtGTGTCAGTCCTGCCATCTACTAGCCAATTGGTTGTTCTCCATCATGGGATTTCTTCAAAGCATCCTGCTACCTGCACTCCTAGCCAAGGAAGGATCATTCTTCAATATAATGTGTATGTTCTAAGACAGAAAAATCACAGTCCATTAATAGTTGCATTCTATAGAGTTCAGTAGATCTTATGAACCAAAGAAATTCTCTTACTTAGTGTTTCTCTTGTGGCAATGAAAATCATGACCAAAGAAATTTGGGGAGGTATATTGGACTTCccctcagagaaggagaggaatACCATGATATATGCGACTTATAAAAGTGTGTTTTTCTATCAAGGCTAGAAAAAGCATCCCAGTTATAGAAAAGGGATCCAAAGTAAGGTAAAAGTGAGAAgagtcactgaagaaagtcaggacaggaaatcaAAAGAGTTCAGGAACCCGGAGGCTGGAGGATTTAGAGGTCATAGAGGGT
This is a stretch of genomic DNA from Rattus norvegicus strain BN/NHsdMcwi chromosome 14, GRCr8, whole genome shotgun sequence. It encodes these proteins:
- the LOC100909936 gene encoding PRAME family member 8-like isoform X2, which codes for MSGHTPPTLQKLARQTLLRNEAMAIACLGELPTMLFPALFKEAFEGRHINLVKEMVAAWPFPCLPVGALMKTPNGETMKALLDGVDMRLTRKFHPRTKLQVLDLRNVHHNFWNIWTGAEDSSHSAENLEEKQEAKFFPRYALRRQRVKVIVELSIFSCLEEERACFLKWAQERKGSLYFCCTKMTIWDLPVHVIREILNVFDPQHITEFELHTEWTLLELAHFAPYFGQMRNLRKVFLEPLKGMISSNHNETGDREAKCIKKFISQFSKFNCLQHLSMFCPHFLRDHMSQVLGCLMTPLETFSVTCYIISQNELNSFSCCKSLFQLKHLELRGVILHDVDIMSLRGFLEKVADTLETLDLQCCRMKDSQLYALLPALRNFSQLTTVKFYSNKFSMPILKDLLQHTANWSTVNVEQYPAPLECYDDSAQVSVERFAQLCRELMDTLRAIRQPKNISFATEICYTCGERCVYHNGPRLCCCWQ
- the LOC100909936 gene encoding PRAME family member 8-like isoform X1; translated protein: MSGHTPPTLQKLARQTLLRNEAMAIACLGELPTMLFPALFKEAFEGRHINLVKEMVAAWPFPCLPVGALMKTPNGETMKALLDGVDMRLTRKFHPRRTKLQVLDLRNVHHNFWNIWTGAEDSSHSAENLEEKQEAKFFPRYALRRQRVKVIVELSIFSCLEEERACFLKWAQERKGSLYFCCTKMTIWDLPVHVIREILNVFDPQHITEFELHTEWTLLELAHFAPYFGQMRNLRKVFLEPLKGMISSNHNETGDREAKCIKKFISQFSKFNCLQHLSMFCPHFLRDHMSQVLGCLMTPLETFSVTCYIISQNELNSFSCCKSLFQLKHLELRGVILHDVDIMSLRGFLEKVADTLETLDLQCCRMKDSQLYALLPALRNFSQLTTVKFYSNKFSMPILKDLLQHTANWSTVNVEQYPAPLECYDDSAQVSVERFAQLCRELMDTLRAIRQPKNISFATEICYTCGERCVYHNGPRLCCCWQ
- the LOC100909936 gene encoding PRAME family member 8-like isoform X3, which codes for MSGHTPPTLQKLARQTLLRNEAMAIACLGELPTMLFPALFKEAFEGRHINLVKEMVAAWPFPCLPVGALMKTPNGETMKALLDGVDMRLTRKFHPRCLMTPLETFSVTCYIISQNELNSFSCCKSLFQLKHLELRGVILHDVDIMSLRGFLEKVADTLETLDLQCCRMKDSQLYALLPALRNFSQLTTVKFYSNKFSMPILKDLLQHTANWSTVNVEQYPAPLECYDDSAQVSVERFAQLCRELMDTLRAIRQPKNISFATEICYTCGERCVYHNGPRLCCCWQ